Proteins from one Dama dama isolate Ldn47 chromosome 12, ASM3311817v1, whole genome shotgun sequence genomic window:
- the RPS6KL1 gene encoding ribosomal protein S6 kinase-like 1 isoform X1: MSLVACECPPGLGPEPEPCSRARSQARVYLEQIRNRVAPGAADMTKHDYLVDAATQIRLALERDVSEDYEAAFNHYQNGVDVLLRGMHVDPNKERCEAVKLKITKYLRRAEEIFNCHLQRTLGSGASPDEGFSSLRLRPIRTLSSALEQLRGCKVVGVIEKVQLVQDLATGGTFVVKGLSRCHVASRERLTIIPHGVPYMTQLLRYFVTEDSIFLHLEHVQGGTLWSHLLSQPHPQQSGTGSGSSLEKTKAPLNSHLSLGTPARVPPGHTRLQDGIPLKPPWTSQSLTPARGAAFVKPQREAGGEAPARTSTACFWDLPKAPGGHLHCQARRGPGRSSEPTAPWGLPWVRAGAGRVLGGCGRGRGPSHPSASRGASPVPGGGAWSLKEEQVRQWAAETLLALEALHQQGVLCRDLNPRNLLLDQAGHIRLTYFGQWSEVEPQCCREASHNLYSAPEVGGISELTEACDWWSFGSLLYELLTGTALSQSHPSGIQPHTQLQLPERLSGPAASLLTELLQFDPAQRLGAGGDGVHKLKAHPFFSSIQWSKLVG, translated from the exons ATGAGCCTCGTGGCCTGTGAGTGCCCTCCTGGCCTTGGCCCGGAGCCTGAGCCCTGCTCTCGAGCACGGTCCCAGGCTCGAGTGTACCTGGAGCAGATTCGCAACCGGGTGGCTCCGGGGGCAGCTGACATGACTAAGCACGACTACCTGGTGGATGCAGCCACTCAGATCCGGCTGGCCCTGGAGCGTGACGTCAGTGAGGACTATGAGGCCGCCTTCAACCACTACCAGAATGGCGTGGACGTTCTCCTCCGAGGCATGCATG TCGACCCCAACAAGGAGAGGTGTGAGGCTGTCAAGCTGAAGATAACCAAATACCTGCGGCGGGCGGAGGAGATCTTTAATTGCCACCTGCAGAGGACGCTGGGCAGCGGAGCCAGCCCTGATGAG GGTTTCAGCAGCCTGAGGCTCCGGCCCATCCGCACGCTGAGCTCTGCCCTGGAGCAGCTGAGGGGCTGCAAGGTGGTCGGGGTCATCGAGAAG GTGCAGCTGGTCCAGGACCTAGCGACTGGAGGGACCTTCGTGGTGAAG GGCCTGTCCAGGTGCCACGTGGCGAGCCGGGAGCGGCTGACCATCATCCCGCACGGTGTCCCCTACATGACCCAGCTGCTGCGGTACTTTGTGACTGAGGACTCCATCTTCCTGCACCTGGAGCACGTGCAAG GAGGTACACTCTGGTCCCACCTGCTCTCCCAGCCGCACCCCCAGCAGTCTGGGACAGGGTCTGGCTCCAGCCTGGAGAAGACAAAGGCTCCGCTAAACTCCCACCTCAGCCTTGGGACCCCAGCTCGGGTGCCCCCGGGACACACCCGCCTGCAGGACGGAATCCCTCTGAAGCCTCCgtggacttctcagagcctcacCCCAGCCAGGGGTGCAGCATTCGTTAAACCCCAGAGAGAGGCTGGGGGTGAAGCACCAGCCAGGACGAGCACCGCCTGCTTCTGGGACCTTCCAAAGGCCCCCGGTGGCCACCTGCACTGCCAGGCCAGGCGAGGACCTGGCCGGAGCTCAGAGCCCACGGCCCCTTGGGGGCTCCCTTGGGTTCGGGCCGGGGCCGGCCGGGTGCTGGGGGGCTGCGGCCGAGGCAGAGGTCCGAGCCACCCCTCGGCCTCTCGAGGGGCCAGCCCGGTGCCCGGCGGGGGCGCCTGGAGTCTGAAGGAGGAGCAGGTGAGGCAGTGGGCAGCCGAGACGCTGCTGGCCCTGGAGGCGCTGCACCAGCAAGGGGTGCTGTGCCGGGACCTCAATCCCCGGAATCTGCTCCTGGACCAGGCCG GCCACATCCGGCTCACGTATTTTGGCCAGTGGTCAGAGGTGGAGCCCCAGTGCTGCAGGGAGGCTTCGCACAACCTCTACAGCGCCCCAG AGGTCGGTGGGATTTCGGAGCTGACCGAAGCCTGCGACTGGTGGAGCTTTGGGTCTCTCCTGTATGAACTGCTGACCGGGACG GCGCTGTCCCAGAGCCACCCCTCAGGAATCCAGCCCCACACCCAGCTGCAGCTGCCCGAGCGGCTCAGTGGCCCGGCGGCCTCCCTGCTGACTGAG CTGCTGCAGTTTGATCCGGCCCAGCGCCTGGGCGCTGGAGGAGACGGTGTCCACAAGCTCAAGGCCCACCCCTTTTTCAGTTCCATCCAGTGGAGCAAACTGGTGGGGTAG
- the RPS6KL1 gene encoding ribosomal protein S6 kinase-like 1 isoform X2 has translation MSLVACECPPGLGPEPEPCSRARSQARVYLEQIRNRVAPGAADMTKHDYLVDAATQIRLALERDVSEDYEAAFNHYQNGVDVLLRGMHVDPNKERCEAVKLKITKYLRRAEEIFNCHLQRTLGSGASPDEGFSSLRLRPIRTLSSALEQLRGCKVVGVIEKGLSRCHVASRERLTIIPHGVPYMTQLLRYFVTEDSIFLHLEHVQGGTLWSHLLSQPHPQQSGTGSGSSLEKTKAPLNSHLSLGTPARVPPGHTRLQDGIPLKPPWTSQSLTPARGAAFVKPQREAGGEAPARTSTACFWDLPKAPGGHLHCQARRGPGRSSEPTAPWGLPWVRAGAGRVLGGCGRGRGPSHPSASRGASPVPGGGAWSLKEEQVRQWAAETLLALEALHQQGVLCRDLNPRNLLLDQAGHIRLTYFGQWSEVEPQCCREASHNLYSAPEVGGISELTEACDWWSFGSLLYELLTGTALSQSHPSGIQPHTQLQLPERLSGPAASLLTELLQFDPAQRLGAGGDGVHKLKAHPFFSSIQWSKLVG, from the exons ATGAGCCTCGTGGCCTGTGAGTGCCCTCCTGGCCTTGGCCCGGAGCCTGAGCCCTGCTCTCGAGCACGGTCCCAGGCTCGAGTGTACCTGGAGCAGATTCGCAACCGGGTGGCTCCGGGGGCAGCTGACATGACTAAGCACGACTACCTGGTGGATGCAGCCACTCAGATCCGGCTGGCCCTGGAGCGTGACGTCAGTGAGGACTATGAGGCCGCCTTCAACCACTACCAGAATGGCGTGGACGTTCTCCTCCGAGGCATGCATG TCGACCCCAACAAGGAGAGGTGTGAGGCTGTCAAGCTGAAGATAACCAAATACCTGCGGCGGGCGGAGGAGATCTTTAATTGCCACCTGCAGAGGACGCTGGGCAGCGGAGCCAGCCCTGATGAG GGTTTCAGCAGCCTGAGGCTCCGGCCCATCCGCACGCTGAGCTCTGCCCTGGAGCAGCTGAGGGGCTGCAAGGTGGTCGGGGTCATCGAGAAG GGCCTGTCCAGGTGCCACGTGGCGAGCCGGGAGCGGCTGACCATCATCCCGCACGGTGTCCCCTACATGACCCAGCTGCTGCGGTACTTTGTGACTGAGGACTCCATCTTCCTGCACCTGGAGCACGTGCAAG GAGGTACACTCTGGTCCCACCTGCTCTCCCAGCCGCACCCCCAGCAGTCTGGGACAGGGTCTGGCTCCAGCCTGGAGAAGACAAAGGCTCCGCTAAACTCCCACCTCAGCCTTGGGACCCCAGCTCGGGTGCCCCCGGGACACACCCGCCTGCAGGACGGAATCCCTCTGAAGCCTCCgtggacttctcagagcctcacCCCAGCCAGGGGTGCAGCATTCGTTAAACCCCAGAGAGAGGCTGGGGGTGAAGCACCAGCCAGGACGAGCACCGCCTGCTTCTGGGACCTTCCAAAGGCCCCCGGTGGCCACCTGCACTGCCAGGCCAGGCGAGGACCTGGCCGGAGCTCAGAGCCCACGGCCCCTTGGGGGCTCCCTTGGGTTCGGGCCGGGGCCGGCCGGGTGCTGGGGGGCTGCGGCCGAGGCAGAGGTCCGAGCCACCCCTCGGCCTCTCGAGGGGCCAGCCCGGTGCCCGGCGGGGGCGCCTGGAGTCTGAAGGAGGAGCAGGTGAGGCAGTGGGCAGCCGAGACGCTGCTGGCCCTGGAGGCGCTGCACCAGCAAGGGGTGCTGTGCCGGGACCTCAATCCCCGGAATCTGCTCCTGGACCAGGCCG GCCACATCCGGCTCACGTATTTTGGCCAGTGGTCAGAGGTGGAGCCCCAGTGCTGCAGGGAGGCTTCGCACAACCTCTACAGCGCCCCAG AGGTCGGTGGGATTTCGGAGCTGACCGAAGCCTGCGACTGGTGGAGCTTTGGGTCTCTCCTGTATGAACTGCTGACCGGGACG GCGCTGTCCCAGAGCCACCCCTCAGGAATCCAGCCCCACACCCAGCTGCAGCTGCCCGAGCGGCTCAGTGGCCCGGCGGCCTCCCTGCTGACTGAG CTGCTGCAGTTTGATCCGGCCCAGCGCCTGGGCGCTGGAGGAGACGGTGTCCACAAGCTCAAGGCCCACCCCTTTTTCAGTTCCATCCAGTGGAGCAAACTGGTGGGGTAG
- the RPS6KL1 gene encoding ribosomal protein S6 kinase-like 1 isoform X3 gives MSLVACECPPGLGPEPEPCSRARSQARVYLEQIRNRVAPGAADMTKHDYLVDAATQIRLALERDVSEDYEAAFNHYQNGVDVLLRGMHVDPNKERCEAVKLKITKYLRRAEEIFNCHLQRTLGSGASPDEGFSSLRLRPIRTLSSALEQLRGCKVVGVIEKVQLVQDLATGGTFVVKGLSRCHVASRERLTIIPHGVPYMTQLLRYFVTEDSIFLHLEHVQGGTLWSHLLSQPHPQQSGTGSGSSLEKTKAPLNSHLSLGTPARVPPGHTRLQDGIPLKPPWTSQSLTPARGAAFVKPQREAGGEAPARTSTACFWDLPKAPGGHLHCQARRGPGRSSEPTAPWGLPWVRAGAGRVLGGCGRGRGPSHPSASRGASPVPGGGAWSLKEEQVRQWAAETLLALEALHQQGVLCRDLNPRNLLLDQAGHIRLTYFGQWSEVEPQCCREASHNLYSAPEVGGISELTEACDWWSFGSLLYELLTGTLLQFDPAQRLGAGGDGVHKLKAHPFFSSIQWSKLVG, from the exons ATGAGCCTCGTGGCCTGTGAGTGCCCTCCTGGCCTTGGCCCGGAGCCTGAGCCCTGCTCTCGAGCACGGTCCCAGGCTCGAGTGTACCTGGAGCAGATTCGCAACCGGGTGGCTCCGGGGGCAGCTGACATGACTAAGCACGACTACCTGGTGGATGCAGCCACTCAGATCCGGCTGGCCCTGGAGCGTGACGTCAGTGAGGACTATGAGGCCGCCTTCAACCACTACCAGAATGGCGTGGACGTTCTCCTCCGAGGCATGCATG TCGACCCCAACAAGGAGAGGTGTGAGGCTGTCAAGCTGAAGATAACCAAATACCTGCGGCGGGCGGAGGAGATCTTTAATTGCCACCTGCAGAGGACGCTGGGCAGCGGAGCCAGCCCTGATGAG GGTTTCAGCAGCCTGAGGCTCCGGCCCATCCGCACGCTGAGCTCTGCCCTGGAGCAGCTGAGGGGCTGCAAGGTGGTCGGGGTCATCGAGAAG GTGCAGCTGGTCCAGGACCTAGCGACTGGAGGGACCTTCGTGGTGAAG GGCCTGTCCAGGTGCCACGTGGCGAGCCGGGAGCGGCTGACCATCATCCCGCACGGTGTCCCCTACATGACCCAGCTGCTGCGGTACTTTGTGACTGAGGACTCCATCTTCCTGCACCTGGAGCACGTGCAAG GAGGTACACTCTGGTCCCACCTGCTCTCCCAGCCGCACCCCCAGCAGTCTGGGACAGGGTCTGGCTCCAGCCTGGAGAAGACAAAGGCTCCGCTAAACTCCCACCTCAGCCTTGGGACCCCAGCTCGGGTGCCCCCGGGACACACCCGCCTGCAGGACGGAATCCCTCTGAAGCCTCCgtggacttctcagagcctcacCCCAGCCAGGGGTGCAGCATTCGTTAAACCCCAGAGAGAGGCTGGGGGTGAAGCACCAGCCAGGACGAGCACCGCCTGCTTCTGGGACCTTCCAAAGGCCCCCGGTGGCCACCTGCACTGCCAGGCCAGGCGAGGACCTGGCCGGAGCTCAGAGCCCACGGCCCCTTGGGGGCTCCCTTGGGTTCGGGCCGGGGCCGGCCGGGTGCTGGGGGGCTGCGGCCGAGGCAGAGGTCCGAGCCACCCCTCGGCCTCTCGAGGGGCCAGCCCGGTGCCCGGCGGGGGCGCCTGGAGTCTGAAGGAGGAGCAGGTGAGGCAGTGGGCAGCCGAGACGCTGCTGGCCCTGGAGGCGCTGCACCAGCAAGGGGTGCTGTGCCGGGACCTCAATCCCCGGAATCTGCTCCTGGACCAGGCCG GCCACATCCGGCTCACGTATTTTGGCCAGTGGTCAGAGGTGGAGCCCCAGTGCTGCAGGGAGGCTTCGCACAACCTCTACAGCGCCCCAG AGGTCGGTGGGATTTCGGAGCTGACCGAAGCCTGCGACTGGTGGAGCTTTGGGTCTCTCCTGTATGAACTGCTGACCGGGACG CTGCTGCAGTTTGATCCGGCCCAGCGCCTGGGCGCTGGAGGAGACGGTGTCCACAAGCTCAAGGCCCACCCCTTTTTCAGTTCCATCCAGTGGAGCAAACTGGTGGGGTAG